ACTTGGGGAAAAGAAACAGTATCCTGAAgttaggagggagagaggaaagtttAAAAATTGTGTGACTATAATTCCCAAGTCCAATTCTCAATAGCTTTTCAATGAAAAGGTCGATCGCTCTGGTGTCATAGTGGATCTAATCTCAGAGGTAGAATCCTAAGAGCCCAAGGCGGTGAGCCGGCTTTAAATAACGGCCTTGAGGCAGCACATGGACTCAGCTGTGGTTTCCAGACACTAAATATTAATGGAACAAGCGTCTGGACATCTCCGGACACCAGTGGAAAGGAAATTTTCTAATGGAAAATTCTAGGTGCTAATGGAAGAGAAAATTGTAACTCTGaaccaaattaagaaaaaagatcaaCATCGGGCTGTTACATCAACGGTGTGTGTCTCTCTGATCACAGAAAACAGTGCAGCCAACAAGCCTTTGAAACCAAATGTCCAAGTCAGGGATTTGCATGAAATTAAACCCCAAAATTCATTTGCAAGCTATGTGTTACCTAGTGTTTTCTCCATAGTGGTACCTCTTAGCAAGATATTTTTCTCAAGCTTTTCTCACAAGGAGATCCTGCAGATTCGTTACACAGTGCTAGTTTCCTTACAGAACATGCTATACAGAATGGGAAATACTTATTCATTAACTTCTTGACTTGGAAATAATTGTTCAAAGAGTGACGAAATGGAGTGggtctggagcaatgtccctctaTTGCTTGACTCCTGTGTAACCTCCTTCCCCTGGAGCCAGACCCTCACAGGAGTGTGCCCCTGCGGAGGAGGGGCTGCTGTCCACGTCcacgcacacacaccacacagaaacaccacacacacacatatacacacaccacacacagcacacacaccgcacatacacataccacacacactacacatacacaccacacacatgcacacacactatacacaccacacacatatatactacaCACggcacacaccacacatacacaccacacacatgcattacacatacacaccccacacACCGCTCTACATACACACACTACACATACACGTGCTACGTACACCACACATGCaccatacatacataccacacatacacaccataCACATACACTACACATGTTACAcattcacaccacacacacacacagcacacacttgctatgcacatacacaccacacacacataccagacacacagacaccacacatacacatcacacacataccacacacacatatacacactataCACagcacatgtacatacacaccacacacatatatactactCACTTCACACACCACACATAAATACCACACACACTACACAGACCATATACATACCATACATACCACGTGTACACCTACCCACATACCACATGTACACATATACCACAgaccccacacatacacacacactacacgcaccacacatacacaccacacatcTACACACACATACCTGGAAGCCCTGATTGTGCAGGTAGCAACCCTGTGCCAGTCAATGGTCGGTATCTGAAAAGCAAACACGGACTCAGCTAGTGCTGGGCCTAATTTCGGAGACCTTTGTGCCACTGGGTAGCCAAGTGTAACAACATCCTGTGTGACTTCCAGGAGCACAATAGACTGGGCCTCTCTCAGCCGGGAGGGGAAAGGCTGGGGGAAGACATTGTCAGTCACTAATTTTACCAAAACAAAGTGGACTACATTCCACATTCTAGAAAGTGTGAGTGGCACTAATTGTATGAGTGTGTGAAAGGAGCAGTAAAGCCCAATAAGAAACGAGCATTCTTCTTgagcatttttaaagcaaaataaataaacacttttgCAGAGAAGAAGCAAGCTGTGATTTGCCATCTTTCTGGGAACCCCCCACATTTCCATCATTAAGGGAAGAGTCAAAAGATGTAAGTACTATGAGCTCTTAAATACAGTGAGATTGATCTCCAACATACAACgtccagcaggaaaaaaaaattcaagtgacAAAACCACGTGCAGAGCATCATGCCCCTTCTATGGAAAGAGAGCTTTACCCCATGGCCACACCTATGTGTGCGAATGCACAGGAAAGGGATTTGAGGGACCCACTCCACACTGTTAACAATGGTTATCTCCgaaaaaggaaatggaatccCAGTGAGGAGAAGTCAGTGGTGAAAGGCTTTTCCCAGTTTTCTCCATGTATTCCTAATTCATCTGAatccctgagaaagaaaaatgcactcTGGTATTATTTGCATAAAGAGGCAACAAAAGGCAACCAAAAACAGAGGAGGGgaataagaaattaataagaattacaacttttttaaaaaataccacacCTCAGTtggcaggataccctgctgtttttgtttgtttgtttgcttacttgTTTGTGTAAGCTGAAGACACTTTCAAGGTATGGAAAGCAAAGGGACTTCCAAGACACCAAGAGCTTCATCGCAAGTCTCTTGTAGGTCCCTAACCCCTAAGCTGATTGGAGGAGCCCCAGGGCCTGATGGCAGCAGAAGTCAGAGCGTGCAGAGAGGGTTGGGGTCAGGTTCCACCTGCTGGGTGGTCTGGGcctttcctttccccctccaAGCCCAGATCTCCCAGTCTGTAGAATGGAGTTAAAAATAGTGTTTACCTCACTGGCTGAAAAGAGTGACAGAGATAAGAACCTGTGATACATGCTAGCACTTAATGGGGCACTGAGGATATAACATGTCGTTCTAGAAATTCTGGCTATTGTTACTAAAGAAGCACCACAAGTGTTTCCTACCGGAATGCATAATATCACCCCAAATCCAGAGTGAACGAGAAGATTCCACTCAAACCCTCCACCATTCTCAAGGGTTACTAAGCATTTTCCACGCACCAAACACTGGGGATACAGCACTCCAGGAGTCCTCGCTCCAGGGAATGAGCGTCAATGACAGCAAAGAGGAGATGTACTGGATGCCTCAGGAGCACATGGCTGTTGCTGGCAGAGAATTCAGGCCTGTTCCGGAAAGAGAGGAATCAGGACAGGCTGCTTGGAAGAAGCAACAGCAAagagtgaaaaaggcaaatagaATGAGAACCTGTCCCAGACGGAACTCAGGAGCAAGTGACACGGCAGGTAGCCAGTAACACAAGTAGTtcagggggagcaggagatggGAATGTAGGGGAGAAGCTCAAGAGGTAAGCAGAGATGAAAGCTCATGCATGCCTCACAAAAGTTCCTCCCTGTCCCGTCATATACCCCATAACAGGTTCTCCCTGCTGGGCTGAACGTAGCAGGCTCATTGCTCCCTCAATGAAACAACTACAGGTTGGCAGAGGGGACTTTGACAGAAACAAAAGGACAGGACAAGGTTAGGAGACACTGGGGAAAGCAAATGCtcacaaagaagaagaaacatcatCAAGTGACTGCGTGTCTCAGGAGTGAGCCACAGACAGATGAAGATACCTAAAACCTAAATGATATGAGGTACCCGCCATACTCTCCCTTTGCAGACACTCGTAGGTCAAGATTCCCCCAGCCCAATCTCAGGGAGTTTCCAATGCAGTGTCCTCAGCTGGGTCAACACAATAGGAAAGTGCCAAGGTGACACGTGGAGGGGGAAGTGTTCCAGCCCCTTCCAGCAGAGGACTTGTGGCTCCCAGGAGAAAGTCAACAGACTTACACTTTGAGTTTGACCTGATGAACATTGAAGAGAGTGAATTCTTGGAACTAGACTGAAGCCCAGTAAAATAAAGAGACTGATTTTATCCCAAATTCTCCAGGAATCAAGTATAAGGCAATCAATATTTCTACCTTACCATTTGCTTCCTTTTCAACTAGGTTGGGAAAATAGTGCTTGCTCTCTGGTTTTTCTTTCTATCACAAAGATGGATCCAGGGGAATGTTATGGATTCAGCTTAAAAGCAACAGTGAGTTCAGGAATCCCAGAGTCCAAGGCTCACACGGGCCCCACTCTCTCCAAAGACCTAGGAACCATGTGTTCAATCATGGGCCCGCTCCCAAGCCACCCACAAGATCAGACGGAGGTGAGAATGAGCTAGGCCAATGGGCACCCTCACTCTCGCAAACTTTACTTGAGAAAAGAGAGGACCCAAGCTGAATGCAGAAAGAGGAAACACATGAAATACAGGAGAAGCCACCAGAGGCCATGAGCACACTGAAGTTATAAAGAAGCCACGTATTGAGGAAGAAAACAACATGAGCAGAATGGAGAAGGGCCAGTTAATAAAGAAAAGAGGAGCAAGGAGACACCAGTAGAAGtaggagaggctgagagagagaggccaaGCCCAGGAGAAGGTAGGACATTCCTGAGAAGATGCCGGCACTCTCAGGAGCGATGCTACATGAGGGAAGGAGCCCCAGGTATACCCCAGATCCCCTATGTTACCTCTAGAGAGCCTGGCTCCTTTGCTGACATGGGGGGCTCAACACCCCTCATCTACCTGAGCCAGCCTAAGAGCACCTTGGACCTGGGGTCCAAAGAACCACCTTGTGAACTTTGATTCCATTTTCTGCTGGATTCTAAAACGAAAAATCAGACCAGAGGAGCCAGGAATGGCTTATGAAGAATCATTTGTGGCAGATTAAGCACATCTGCTTTTCTAAAAATGGTGTGGAAATGCAGAGTTTCTGCTGGAATAGGTTTTTAGAAGAGTTGACGTTTTCCTCCTTTGCACCAATATGAAAGCCCTTCTTAAAAATGCAgactttaaggggcgcctgggtggctcagtggattaagccgctgccttcggcttgggtcatgatctcagtgtcctgggatcgagccccacatccggccctctgctcagcagggagcctgcttgcccctctgtctctgcctgcctctctgcctacttgtgatctctctctctgtcaaataaaataaataaaatattttttaaaaaaagaaaaagaaaaagaaaaaaaaatgcagactttaaaattaaacacattctaaaaggtagtgaataaataaatgactttctTCAACAAAAATATATGATATGTTGGCTTTCCTAAGTTCTCCCTGGCTTATTTCTATGACTTTTATTAGGGAGAGAACACACCAAATACATACCAGAGAGccacaattttattaataatttgctaaagattctcttcttcctcttcctcctccaataccttttttttttttttttttaactggtaaGCAGCTTTttgtggcacctgagtggctcagtctgttgagcatctgccttcagctcaggtcatgatcttggggtctgggatcaagccccacatagggctacCTGCtcggtgggagtctgcttctccctctctctctgccatttcacctgcctctttctctgccaaataaataaataaaatcttaaaaaacaaacaaacaaaaaaaaaaaaaaacaagaactgcTTTTATCGGCAGTTTATTTCCCAAAGCCAAAAAGGTTCTCTATTAACTTTCAACTACCACCCATCTCCAGAATTCTCCACTCCCCTAAGCAAGGAGAGGCTATAAGTcactttattgtttttgatggGCCCAGTCCTATCTGCTTCCTCCATGGGCACCCCGATGTGAAACCCAGCAACAAATCTGGTTTTTGCATCAGTGCCTGCTGTAACTCTTCAGGGAAACTGGGTTAGGGTGGGAGGGGGCGTGTTAGAGCTCAGGTCTTATTAGAAGCTGAACCACGAATAAGACCTAGGAAGTAAGTATCAAAGCTACCAAAGGACTCTCTTTTCTGTCTCAAGCTTGGATCTTCACTGGTCTTACCCTTCttcattctgcttttttttttttttaagattttatttatttatttgacagagagagcaaaagagcacaagcagtgggagcagcagagggagagggaggagcagactccccgctgagcagggatcccagtatgggacttgatcccaggaccctggggtcatgacctgagctgaaggcagcctcttaatcGTCTgggccatgcaggcaccccctTCTTCATGCTTCTAAATCAGATCCAGGATTTCGACTGCTAACCAAGGGCCCAGGCCCAGAGCCATGAGATGAGCCAATAAACATGATCAGGTTCCTGGTTCAAAAGCTTGAAGTCATCAATTAGACATTTACTATTGTCCCATCTGCTTCAGAGAATGCAATTTCTGGGGCAGTATTGGGGTATATGATGATATTGTCAAACCAGACATCAAACTCATCCTTGAGGAAGTCATGGGAGTATTTACATTTTTAGCCATCAGGATCTTTCTTGCTTGGACTCCAGTTGAAATCAATCCTTGTCCACATAGTGCTGTTCTCTTCCTATCAGACTGCTCTAAATCACCACACCCACAGCGGCAGCACTGGGGTCTTCAACACAAGGGTCTGGGACTGCAAACACCATCTTGGATccaagaattttttatttctgtcacaGTGTTTTTGATCTCtgacttgtttttgttgttgttgttgtttctaaggATTTCtatctctctgcttcctctgttCTTACATGCTGTCTACTTCATTCATTAGAGCCCTCAGAATAATTGTTTTAAGTTCCCAGCTGGAGAATTCCAATATCCCTGCCACGTCTGGTACTGATGCTTGCGCCATTtcttcaatttgtttttttttaaaccttttcgtATGCCTTATAATTTATTCCTGATAGCCGGATGTGAGGTACTGGGTACAAGGGACTGCTATAAATAGGCCTTTAGTAAGTCGGTAGTGAGATATGGGGTGAGGACTGGACTGTACATGGAGATGCCCCTGGACTCTGAACTTCACatgttgctcatttttttttcttcttaagtaagacagggtggctcaagtgggctggagttgggtatttcctTTCCCAGGTTAGGCTCTGGTAAAGTAGTCTGTCCTGACAGCAGGCCTTGTTTAGAAGAGCTAAGGGCCCTGGCGcatttcaaaatggttccttctctcctcccctgctAGATAAGGGAattccccgccacccccaccccggatATTTCATGTTTACTGTGAGGACATAGTCAAGCTCACATGGGTAGATCTCACAAACGTGTGAAGGGTCTCCCTGGGGAGTTTTGAACTCAGACTTGTCTACACTGAGCTTCCCACCATGTATCAGTCATGTTTGCTGTTCTCCCATGTGGCACTGGTTCTTACACAGCTTCTGCTAGGCTCTGTGCCTATGAGCCGTGACCTCTTATGTTCACCTGGGGCAGTGGTTCACCCTGTGTCCTCACTTCTCTTCCTGTAGTTCCCCTTGCTAgtgctctctttcttctttctttctttttttttttttaatgtcaccttcttttttatttgtttgtttgtcagagacagagagagtgcacaatcAGGGAGagcaacagacagagggagaagcaggctcccctttagcaaggagcctgatgcaggactcaatcccaggaccctgaaatcaagacagacacttaactgaccgaggcacccaggcatcccattgtgctctctttctgacaaataaataaaatctttgggggaaaaaagaaaaagaagagttgttgatttttttccatgtgtTCACGTTCTTACCTGCTGTGAGGACAGAGTGGTGATCCCAAGCTCCTTACCTGCCGAACTGGAAAACAGAAAGTCCCAAGAAGTTTTAAAAACCCCTTTGTCTCCACCATGATACCACGAAACAAGACAGTGAGCATTGTGGCCACTATCCACATTTTAGGTTatccctttttctttaaaatttaattatttgaaacatAATTGGGGAAGTTGCAGTGAATGGGGAAAGCTTGACTTTCAAAATTATAGTAGCATCACCGCAAATATATCCATTACACCtaacattttatattatcttAGAGTAAACTCTAGAACTACACTCCAAAAATGAGAAATACCCTCTGGTCCATGATCTGGCCTAAATTGAAATACCTAACAGAAGTCAGGGAGGAGAAAGGCCAtggacgaaaaaaaaaaaaaaacctgctcgACTGTTTGGTGTCCAGGGGCCTTTCACAGAAAGTAGGGGTCAGGTTGTCTGAGTCTCCTGGTTACACATGGACGTGTCCCCACGTGCTCTGTCAGAGTGGCACAGAGCTCATGCTGACAGAGGGAACGCCTGCAAGGACATGTTTGGGAAATGGAGGCAAGACCCAGGTAAATGTTAACTTCTGAGTGGAATTGGTGCTGGGAGAAGGAGACCAGCGCTTTGAGAAGATCGTTTCTTTTGGTGATTT
This is a stretch of genomic DNA from Mustela lutreola isolate mMusLut2 chromosome 12, mMusLut2.pri, whole genome shotgun sequence. It encodes these proteins:
- the LOC131812144 gene encoding uncharacterized protein LOC131812144 encodes the protein QGCYLHNQGFQVCVCRCVVCMCGACSVCVCVGSVVYVYMWYVGRCTRGMYGMYMVCVVCVVFMCGVCNMCSVCVWCVCVVCMYGACVVYVARVCVVCVCRAVCGVCMCNACVWCVCVVCAVCSIYVCGVYSVCACVWCVCVVCVVCVCAVCVLCVVCVYVCVWCFCVVCVRGRGQQPLLRRGTLL